One window of Helicobacter winghamensis ATCC BAA-430 genomic DNA carries:
- a CDS encoding AAA family ATPase — translation MSARKRRDLMEKIRNFFNDIEDITMLGNKIVVQKEGLDTLLNLRLMGSGFQKIFAIILSVLKNRKYILIDEIENGLHFKDINSLLQIILDDDTKAQFFITTHNEEILKHLNSLLENKGTENLASIFKVYEDAKQNIKTGRYSQENFIFNTNHNNEMRD, via the coding sequence TTGAGTGCTAGAAAAAGAAGAGATTTAATGGAAAAAATTCGTAACTTTTTTAATGATATTGAAGACATTACGATGTTGGGCAACAAGATTGTAGTGCAAAAAGAAGGCTTAGATACTTTGTTAAATCTTAGATTGATGGGTTCTGGATTTCAAAAAATATTTGCAATTATCCTATCGGTTTTGAAAAATAGGAAGTATATCTTAATTGATGAAATAGAAAATGGATTGCATTTTAAGGATATTAACTCATTGCTCCAAATAATTTTAGATGACGATACTAAGGCTCAGTTTTTTATAACCACGCACAATGAGGAAATATTAAAACACTTAAATAGCTTACTAGAGAATAAAGGGACCGAGAATTTGGCAAGTATTTTTAAGGTGTATGAAGACGCAAAGCAAAATATTAAGACTGGTAGATACTCGCAAGAGAATTTTATATTTAACACAAATCATAACAATGAAATGAGGGATTGA
- the ligA gene encoding NAD-dependent DNA ligase LigA: MTQDSYLQAIKTLNLWAKHYYVLDDPIASDEEYDLLYHKVLAYEAQNPQFIAQDSPTQRVGDKVLEGFNKHTHLKRMWSLEDVFNETETQEWILRAKRGLGLLSDAPLIFSVSPKFDGASLNLLYEDGILKCAATRGDAFIGENVTQNARTIPSIPLSIAYKGRIEIRGECVIGKDDFEALNLERQNKGETLFANPRNCAAGSLRQLDSKITASRKLQFIPWGVGECDTKDFMDFASKEKTRNPNSFFALMEGIYALGFQKPPFTELCTNYDSIHTAYQTLLKAREDYAIMLDGMVLCVDAFDLQEKLGFTIKAPRFACAYKFPALEKRAKILSITLQVGRTGVITPVAELEPVLLEGAKISRATLHNFDEIHKKDIQINDFVVLIRSGDVIPKIIKSLPKLRDGTQYPCATPTQCPICNSTLLIEEKLIKCQNLNCPARVKNSITHFASKKALNIDGLGEKIVELLFECKKIQSIEDIFTLKANDLEGLEGFKEKKINNLIEAILKVKGVELWRFINALGIEHIGEGASKKLANAYGLEFYKKSYADFIALDGFGGEMAESLVEFCTVNQTRLLRLLEYIAPTCNTQVLESKISGKTFVITGTLPKKREEYQELLESLGAKVSGSVSKKTDFLLCGEDAGSKLTKAKELGVKIINVEELQALLES; this comes from the coding sequence ATGACACAAGATTCCTATTTACAAGCCATAAAAACCCTCAATCTGTGGGCTAAACATTATTATGTATTAGACGATCCTATTGCAAGCGATGAAGAATACGATCTTTTATATCACAAAGTCCTTGCCTATGAGGCACAAAATCCGCAGTTTATCGCTCAAGACTCGCCAACGCAAAGGGTTGGGGATAAGGTTTTAGAGGGCTTTAATAAGCACACACATCTTAAAAGAATGTGGAGCTTGGAAGATGTTTTTAATGAAACAGAAACTCAAGAGTGGATTTTACGCGCAAAGCGTGGCTTGGGGCTTCTTTCTGACGCACCACTAATCTTTAGCGTTAGCCCAAAGTTTGATGGTGCAAGCCTTAATTTGCTCTATGAAGATGGAATCCTAAAATGTGCCGCCACAAGGGGCGACGCCTTCATTGGAGAAAATGTTACGCAAAATGCACGCACCATTCCTAGCATTCCCTTAAGTATCGCTTATAAGGGACGCATTGAGATTCGCGGAGAATGCGTTATTGGCAAAGATGACTTTGAAGCCCTAAATTTAGAGCGGCAAAACAAGGGAGAGACTCTATTTGCCAACCCTAGAAATTGCGCAGCAGGAAGCTTGCGTCAATTAGATTCTAAAATCACAGCAAGTAGAAAACTACAATTTATCCCTTGGGGCGTTGGAGAATGCGACACTAAGGACTTTATGGACTTTGCCAGCAAGGAAAAAACACGGAATCCAAATAGCTTTTTTGCTCTAATGGAAGGAATTTACGCGCTAGGATTCCAAAAACCTCCTTTTACTGAACTTTGCACAAATTACGATTCCATTCATACCGCCTACCAAACACTTCTTAAAGCGCGTGAAGATTATGCCATTATGCTTGATGGAATGGTGCTTTGCGTTGATGCGTTTGATTTACAAGAAAAGCTAGGCTTTACCATCAAAGCCCCGCGCTTTGCGTGTGCTTATAAATTTCCAGCTCTGGAAAAACGCGCAAAAATCCTAAGTATCACACTTCAAGTGGGAAGAACAGGTGTTATTACCCCAGTAGCAGAGCTTGAACCCGTGTTGCTAGAAGGAGCTAAAATTAGCCGTGCAACCTTACATAACTTTGATGAAATACATAAAAAAGACATTCAAATCAACGATTTTGTAGTGCTAATCCGAAGTGGCGATGTGATTCCAAAAATTATCAAATCCTTACCTAAATTACGCGATGGCACACAATACCCTTGTGCAACTCCAACACAATGCCCAATTTGCAATAGCACGCTTTTGATAGAAGAAAAACTCATCAAATGCCAAAACCTAAATTGCCCCGCGAGAGTGAAAAACTCTATCACGCATTTTGCCAGCAAAAAGGCACTAAATATTGATGGTTTGGGCGAAAAAATCGTGGAGCTTTTGTTTGAATGCAAAAAGATTCAAAGTATCGAAGATATTTTCACACTAAAAGCTAATGATTTAGAGGGCTTAGAAGGCTTTAAAGAAAAGAAAATTAATAATCTTATCGAAGCGATTTTAAAGGTTAAGGGTGTAGAACTATGGCGATTTATCAACGCGCTTGGGATTGAACATATCGGAGAGGGTGCTAGCAAAAAGCTAGCAAATGCTTATGGATTGGAGTTTTATAAAAAAAGCTATGCAGACTTTATCGCACTTGATGGCTTTGGTGGTGAAATGGCGGAATCCTTAGTGGAGTTTTGCACTGTAAATCAAACAAGGCTTTTGCGCTTGCTAGAATACATTGCGCCAACTTGCAACACACAAGTATTGGAATCTAAAATCAGTGGCAAAACTTTTGTAATTACTGGCACACTTCCTAAAAAGCGTGAAGAATACCAAGAACTCTTAGAATCCTTAGGCGCAAAGGTTAGCGGGAGCGTGTCTAAAAAAACGGATTTTTTACTTTGCGGAGAAGATGCTGGCTCAAAACTCACAAAAGCTAAGGAACTAGGTGTCAAAATCATCAATGTAGAAGAATTGCAAGCATTATTAGAATCTTAG
- a CDS encoding AAA family ATPase, with the protein MGEIGKIMLYEVMKGDFMIKEIGIKNFRGIKDISLKDFSKINIFVGKANMRKTSILEALYLYLSDHPESITDILEFRGIVSDEDCFQSFFYDYNLQEMIVLNEGKREIKIHSCNDIYTNILVDNSQQKHQENIEITFNDMSIKGINTIIFDYSNNEIIERIKISRKQANPFQMQFQN; encoded by the coding sequence ATGGGAGAGATAGGTAAGATAATGCTATATGAGGTGATGAAAGGAGATTTTATGATAAAAGAAATTGGAATTAAAAATTTTAGAGGCATAAAAGATATATCTCTAAAAGATTTTTCAAAGATAAATATTTTTGTTGGCAAAGCAAATATGCGAAAAACATCAATTTTAGAGGCTTTATATCTCTACTTATCAGACCATCCTGAATCAATAACCGACATTCTGGAATTTAGAGGTATAGTCTCTGATGAAGATTGTTTTCAAAGTTTTTTTTATGACTATAATTTACAAGAAATGATTGTCTTAAATGAAGGTAAAAGGGAGATAAAAATACATTCTTGCAATGATATATATACCAATATTCTTGTGGATAATTCTCAACAGAAGCACCAAGAAAATATAGAAATAACATTCAACGATATGAGTATAAAAGGTATCAATACCATAATTTTTGATTATTCAAACAACGAAATAATAGAGCGGATAAAAATTTCAAGAAAACAAGCAAATCCTTTTCAAATGCAATTTCAAAATTAA
- a CDS encoding DUF3226 domain-containing protein, with translation MLIVVEGNQDKHFINLYLKYLEKNNIKIVISGGNKGLSNVKADLEQANKIKIIFDADNNFDEAKKNIEKQLNELKIDSKYEMFLLPNDKDNGTLEDLLKEIAKDKCVLRCFDFYFKCIEKLQEKNSKFKLPNKKDKIYAYFETFGYKPNKLEKLEHEKLEEALDFNSPYLEPLKNFLEN, from the coding sequence ATGCTTATTGTTGTGGAAGGAAATCAAGATAAGCATTTTATTAATTTATACTTAAAGTATTTAGAGAAGAATAATATAAAAATAGTAATAAGTGGTGGAAATAAAGGCTTGTCTAATGTAAAAGCGGATTTAGAACAGGCAAATAAAATCAAAATAATTTTTGATGCCGACAATAATTTTGATGAGGCAAAAAAGAATATTGAAAAACAATTAAATGAATTAAAAATAGATAGCAAATATGAAATGTTTCTCTTGCCAAATGATAAAGACAATGGAACCCTAGAAGATTTACTTAAAGAAATAGCAAAGGACAAATGTGTATTGCGCTGTTTTGATTTCTATTTTAAATGTATTGAAAAATTGCAAGAAAAGAATTCGAAGTTTAAGCTTCCAAATAAAAAGGATAAAATTTATGCCTATTTTGAAACATTTGGGTATAAACCAAATAAATTAGAGAAATTAGAGCATGAAAAATTAGAAGAAGCCCTAGATTTCAATAGTCCTTACTTGGAGCCATTGAAAAATTTTCTTGAGAACTAA
- the luxS gene encoding S-ribosylhomocysteine lyase produces the protein MPLLDSFKVDHKLMPAPAVRLAKTMHTPKGDTISVFDLRFCKPNVEILSEKGIHTLEHLFAGFMREHLNNSAVEIIDISPMGCRTGFYMSLIGAPSAESVKNAWEKSMQDVLKTTQIPEANPLQCGTYAMHSLDEAKQIAQDTLNKGIGIIDNEALKLDLE, from the coding sequence ATGCCGCTCCTAGATAGTTTTAAAGTTGATCATAAGTTAATGCCAGCCCCAGCAGTGCGCCTTGCTAAAACAATGCACACGCCAAAGGGGGATACAATCAGTGTATTTGATTTGCGCTTTTGCAAACCCAATGTTGAAATTCTAAGCGAAAAAGGAATCCACACACTAGAGCATCTTTTTGCCGGCTTTATGCGAGAACATTTGAACAATAGCGCAGTAGAGATTATTGACATTTCCCCCATGGGCTGTCGCACAGGTTTTTATATGAGCTTAATTGGCGCACCAAGTGCAGAATCTGTTAAAAATGCTTGGGAAAAAAGTATGCAAGATGTGCTAAAAACTACGCAAATTCCTGAAGCAAATCCACTTCAATGTGGCACTTATGCAATGCACTCCCTTGATGAAGCAAAACAAATCGCGCAAGATACGCTAAATAAGGGTATTGGAATTATAGATAATGAAGCCTTAAAGCTTGATTTAGAATGA
- a CDS encoding N-6 DNA methylase produces MSDIIEKALKQGYLSFEGDSIIYHTKNSSKQNYTNPEEKVRAEVFAKLIIEKEYPLSHIAIEVRVTRGSNKSNTRADIVVYKNAKHQKAFIAIELKKSSQKDLREAKEQVLSYANFLGVDYAQVTNGKEKITLYFKEDSNDLIDDIPPYGGNAPLWKYLRDSKNNNIAKITTEELKALLQKIHNYLWNGGKRNPAEAFSEFSKIIFTKIMDEKIAEYDADYKLKYYEFQKNRDEDKFALEKRIKGLYQKYKEKDSNVFDNALILDADEIKFLVENLEGISLSETDLDIKGKVFQKFFADFFKGTAGQYFTPLNIVRFMVECFDIRQDDLVLDPSCGSGGFLLQTLQYMQEKSKKLKKKEAQKRFWHSFAEKNLYGIEISGGISQTAKMNMIIHDDGHTNVITADGLDSFENFIRKNNKFQKNTFNFIFTNPPFGSSIPASKPYFEDFSFAKSEVHFIDKIIDKKSPKDLSGQKSEILFLERYFEFLKEGGIVACVLPDGILTNSSLQNVRDYLLERFYLLASFSLPQHTFSNYGAGVKSSILVLKKKDKKAMKAFLDKKEAIQNAITQKHKGEILTLRDELKALITPLQKELKALEKMQDKDLKTQEQIATLKEQIANARETYRYKEELVRDKICAEVSEKLKQLESYEVFMAIIENIGFDATGKELCEYEKSELHTIALEFKKFYQKHWGENG; encoded by the coding sequence TTGAGCGACATAATTGAAAAAGCACTAAAGCAAGGCTATCTTAGTTTTGAGGGGGATAGTATCATCTATCACACTAAGAATTCAAGTAAGCAGAACTATACAAATCCAGAAGAAAAAGTGCGTGCAGAAGTATTTGCAAAGCTTATTATTGAAAAAGAGTATCCACTCTCTCACATTGCCATAGAAGTGCGTGTTACACGAGGTAGCAATAAAAGTAACACAAGAGCGGATATCGTCGTTTATAAAAATGCCAAGCATCAAAAGGCTTTCATCGCCATAGAGCTAAAAAAGTCAAGCCAAAAAGATTTGCGAGAGGCAAAAGAGCAGGTTTTAAGCTATGCAAATTTTTTGGGAGTAGATTACGCACAAGTAACTAATGGTAAAGAAAAAATCACACTTTATTTTAAAGAGGATAGCAATGATTTGATTGATGATATTCCACCTTATGGCGGTAATGCACCATTATGGAAATACTTGCGAGATTCTAAGAACAACAATATTGCAAAAATAACAACCGAAGAGCTAAAAGCACTTTTGCAAAAAATCCATAATTATCTTTGGAATGGTGGCAAAAGAAATCCAGCCGAAGCCTTTAGCGAATTTAGCAAAATCATCTTTACAAAGATAATGGACGAAAAAATCGCCGAATACGACGCAGATTATAAACTTAAATATTACGAATTTCAAAAAAATCGCGATGAAGATAAATTTGCCCTAGAAAAGCGTATTAAAGGGCTATATCAAAAATACAAGGAAAAAGATAGCAATGTCTTTGATAATGCTCTGATTTTAGATGCAGATGAGATTAAATTTTTAGTAGAGAATCTTGAGGGCATTAGCCTAAGCGAAACAGACTTAGATATTAAAGGAAAGGTATTTCAAAAGTTTTTTGCAGATTTTTTTAAAGGCACAGCTGGGCAGTATTTTACACCACTTAATATTGTGCGTTTTATGGTGGAGTGCTTTGACATTAGACAAGATGATTTAGTGCTAGACCCAAGTTGCGGAAGTGGTGGATTTTTACTCCAAACTTTGCAATATATGCAAGAAAAAAGCAAAAAATTAAAAAAGAAAGAAGCACAAAAACGCTTTTGGCATTCTTTTGCGGAGAAAAATCTCTATGGCATAGAAATTAGCGGTGGGATTTCACAAACAGCTAAAATGAATATGATTATCCACGATGATGGGCATACGAATGTCATCACAGCCGATGGGCTTGACTCTTTTGAAAATTTCATAAGAAAAAATAATAAATTTCAAAAAAACACCTTTAATTTCATCTTTACAAATCCACCTTTTGGCTCTAGCATACCCGCAAGTAAGCCTTATTTTGAGGACTTTTCTTTTGCAAAAAGTGAAGTGCATTTCATTGATAAAATCATTGATAAAAAATCCCCTAAAGATTTAAGCGGACAAAAAAGCGAGATTTTATTTTTAGAGCGGTATTTTGAGTTTTTAAAAGAGGGTGGCATTGTAGCTTGTGTCTTGCCTGATGGGATTTTGACAAATTCTAGTTTGCAAAATGTGCGTGATTATCTTTTAGAACGCTTTTATTTACTCGCTTCTTTCTCTCTACCCCAGCATACCTTTTCAAACTATGGCGCAGGGGTAAAATCTAGCATTTTAGTCCTAAAGAAAAAGGACAAAAAGGCTATGAAAGCATTTTTAGATAAAAAAGAAGCGATACAAAATGCCATTACCCAAAAGCACAAAGGCGAAATTTTAACCCTAAGAGATGAGCTAAAAGCCTTGATTACACCACTACAAAAGGAGTTAAAGGCTTTAGAGAAAATGCAAGATAAAGATTTAAAAACGCAGGAGCAAATTGCCACCCTAAAAGAACAAATAGCAAATGCAAGAGAAACATACAGATATAAAGAAGAGCTTGTGCGTGATAAAATTTGTGCTGAAGTAAGCGAAAAGCTAAAGCAGCTAGAGAGCTATGAAGTCTTTATGGCTATCATTGAAAACATCGGCTTTGACGCCACAGGCAAGGAATTATGCGAATATGAGAAAAGCGAACTTCACACCATAGCCTTAGAATTTAAAAAATTTTATCAAAAGCATTGGGGGGAAAATGGCTGA
- a CDS encoding DNA sulfur modification protein DndB, protein MVFETIDVYLWQKQIFNYHIAKGYLTFNQLANFDIFSDEYQRDINQEHEDKILEYLKKDYYRYLPDIVIVIRDNDLRFDRTRILLDKKDLRISRLKSYNLMRLQIKTKEGYKQCKIVDGNHRLSAIKKLLEKSENTPGENYIGVTFILTDDNSIKDELALFYYLNSKSKPLLPKDYLSKTIVEFEKADELKNIDWWLYVFRESNDKLLDILKEYKGKLEKDVIAKACSYLAKNIQNEDRLNNFFAFLRDVVEKDGLKRY, encoded by the coding sequence ATGGTATTTGAAACTATTGATGTATATTTATGGCAAAAGCAAATCTTTAATTATCATATAGCTAAGGGTTATTTGACATTTAATCAGTTGGCTAATTTTGATATCTTTAGCGATGAGTATCAAAGAGACATAAACCAAGAACACGAGGATAAAATATTAGAGTATCTTAAAAAAGATTATTATCGTTATTTGCCCGATATTGTCATTGTTATTAGAGATAATGATTTGCGATTTGATAGGACAAGAATCCTGCTTGACAAAAAGGATCTTCGCATTTCTCGACTGAAGTCATATAATCTTATGCGATTACAGATTAAAACCAAAGAAGGTTATAAGCAATGCAAAATTGTTGATGGGAATCATAGGCTTTCTGCGATAAAAAAGCTTTTAGAAAAATCTGAAAATACTCCCGGTGAAAATTATATAGGTGTAACTTTTATTCTCACTGATGATAATAGCATTAAAGACGAATTGGCATTGTTTTATTATCTTAACTCCAAATCTAAGCCGCTCTTGCCTAAGGATTATTTAAGCAAAACCATCGTGGAATTTGAAAAAGCAGATGAATTAAAAAACATTGATTGGTGGCTTTATGTTTTTAGAGAATCTAATGATAAGCTTTTAGATATTTTGAAAGAATATAAGGGAAAACTAGAAAAAGATGTCATTGCTAAGGCCTGTAGTTATCTAGCAAAAAATATTCAAAATGAAGATAGGCTGAATAATTTTTTTGCATTTTTAAGGGATGTTGTTGAGAAAGATGGTTTAAAAAGATATTAA
- a CDS encoding restriction endonuclease subunit S: MAEIFTRKFSEVSGGRFDPEFYIGQTIQIVTYPLKNFVKIKSGKRIPKGRSYANTTTAYKYLRVDDLDSEILEIDIDKLKSIDKDIFTLLERYEIYNDEVALSIAGTIGKVFIFHNATNNRVILTENCVKLQAQDNLLPKFLSLILKTNFLQSQMKRQYIQTTIPKLAIERIKELQIPSIPPLSTQQHIIDLMDKAYKAKQEKENKAKELLDSIDSYLLEELGIILPLRANNTLDSRIYTAKISALSGSRFDANYHQKYYRDLEKSLLSSPYPLVNLASLINNFKKGIEVGSSEYSQNKEIPFIRVSDITNNGIDFDNVQKFISASLFENLKAYKPKQNELLYSKDGTVGICLEADVSRDYIISGGILRLELKAEVDKDFLCFLLGSYMINVFANRVSIGAVIKHLNIGEFLKLKIPLPPLAIQTQIANRLKSSKFQALSLEKEAKEILHKAKIDVEALLLTAGGGVTLAFSFEAFISTQTHYFDKIAKIWNEREYSVVRLGEVARVNTKLENIDNYEFMNYIDIASVSKEIGVIEKMKFLKSDFPSRARQRVFKGDLLISSLSGSQKAIAIVESDEKNLIASTGFFIISNVANCLKEFLMDLLRTHFFQELLMRESSGAIMASINQKEFLNLKIPLPPLIEQERIAKEISQRKARAKALKQEAKELLESAKKEVEHIILGG, from the coding sequence ATGGCTGAAATTTTTACAAGAAAATTTAGCGAAGTCAGTGGCGGGAGGTTTGACCCTGAGTTTTATATTGGACAAACAATACAGATTGTAACCTATCCGCTTAAAAATTTTGTAAAAATCAAAAGTGGCAAAAGAATTCCAAAAGGTAGAAGCTATGCAAATACCACAACAGCTTATAAATATTTGCGCGTTGATGATTTAGATTCTGAAATCTTAGAAATTGATATAGATAAATTAAAATCAATAGATAAGGATATTTTTACATTGCTTGAGCGTTATGAGATTTATAATGATGAAGTGGCTTTATCTATTGCTGGAACTATTGGAAAAGTTTTTATTTTTCATAATGCAACGAACAATAGAGTTATTTTGACAGAGAATTGCGTCAAGCTTCAAGCACAAGATAATCTTTTGCCAAAGTTTTTAAGTCTTATCTTAAAAACAAATTTTTTGCAAAGCCAAATGAAACGACAATATATCCAAACCACCATACCAAAACTAGCAATCGAGAGAATCAAAGAGTTGCAAATTCCATCTATTCCGCCTCTTTCCACACAACAGCACATTATTGACCTTATGGATAAAGCCTATAAAGCTAAACAAGAGAAAGAAAATAAAGCTAAAGAACTTTTAGATTCTATTGATAGCTATCTTTTAGAAGAGCTTGGTATTATCCTGCCATTAAGAGCAAATAACACTCTAGATTCTAGAATCTACACAGCAAAAATAAGTGCCTTAAGTGGCTCTCGCTTTGATGCAAACTATCATCAAAAATATTATAGAGATTTAGAAAAATCCTTACTCTCTTCACCTTATCCCCTAGTCAATCTCGCCTCTTTAATCAACAATTTTAAAAAGGGCATAGAAGTCGGCAGCAGCGAATACTCTCAAAATAAAGAAATTCCATTTATCCGCGTGAGTGATATTACAAATAATGGCATAGATTTTGACAATGTGCAAAAGTTTATTTCCGCTTCTTTGTTTGAGAATCTTAAAGCCTACAAGCCTAAGCAAAACGAGCTTTTATACTCTAAAGATGGCACGGTAGGCATTTGCCTAGAGGCTGATGTGAGCCGTGATTATATCATTAGCGGAGGGATTTTGCGTTTAGAATTAAAGGCGGAAGTGGATAAAGACTTTTTATGCTTTTTGCTTGGCTCTTATATGATAAATGTTTTTGCAAATCGCGTAAGCATTGGTGCGGTGATTAAGCATTTAAATATAGGCGAGTTTTTAAAGCTAAAAATCCCCCTGCCACCCCTTGCAATCCAAACGCAAATCGCCAACAGGCTAAAAAGCTCTAAATTTCAAGCCCTAAGCTTAGAAAAAGAAGCAAAAGAGATTCTGCATAAAGCAAAAATTGATGTAGAAGCACTCTTGCTAACTGCGGGGGGGGGGGTAACCCTTGCATTTAGCTTTGAAGCGTTTATATCAACACAAACGCATTATTTTGACAAAATAGCAAAAATTTGGAATGAGAGGGAATATTCTGTGGTAAGGTTGGGGGAAGTTGCAAGAGTAAATACAAAATTAGAAAATATTGATAATTATGAATTTATGAATTATATTGACATTGCTTCTGTTTCAAAGGAAATAGGTGTAATAGAAAAAATGAAATTTCTTAAAAGTGATTTTCCTAGTCGTGCAAGACAAAGAGTTTTTAAGGGCGATTTGCTTATTTCTAGTTTAAGTGGCTCACAAAAGGCTATTGCGATTGTTGAAAGTGATGAAAAAAATCTTATAGCTTCAACAGGATTTTTTATTATTTCAAATGTTGCAAATTGCTTGAAAGAATTTTTAATGGATTTGTTAAGAACGCACTTTTTTCAAGAATTACTTATGCGAGAATCTAGTGGGGCAATTATGGCTTCAATCAATCAAAAAGAGTTTCTAAACCTAAAAATCCCCCTGCCACCACTCATAGAGCAAGAAAGAATCGCTAAAGAAATAAGCCAAAGAAAAGCAAGGGCAAAGGCACTCAAGCAAGAAGCAAAAGAACTTTTAGAATCTGCTAAAAAAGAAGTAGAGCATATTATACTAGGAGGTTAA
- a CDS encoding saccharopine dehydrogenase family protein: MACVLQIGAGGVGGVVAHKMASNRESFTRIILASRTLSKCQAIADSIRQKGLGEIEIDSVDADSVESVVALIEKYRPKLVVNVALPYQDLSIMEACLRTKTHYLDTANYEHPDSAHFEYKEQWAYDTRYKQAGIFALLGSGFDPGVTNVFCAYAQKHYFDEIHSIDILDCNAGDHGYAFATNFNPEINLREVSSKARYWTKDIKDSNTESKSLVSQADLALNLDLKQDTIYRKFERDEKHFTLDSNTQDLKVESYFNGQWRDIAPLALMKEWDYPEVGVKNSYLLYHEELESLIRNIKGLRKIRFFMTFGESYLTHMKCLENIGFLRIDEVAHKGGKIVPIEVLKTLLPDPASLASRTKGQTHIGCYMKGVKDGKERTIYIYNICDHEACYKEVNAQGVSYTTGVPAMIGAKLICEDKWGLNAPKNVAFTQSLRELENSLCDSQDRLVSAEFSTQPTNLKQNLHSLDSNNAESKKVDSTSCHSSEASSIESYNAERLKLNSDMPKGGEEQGIDSSNGSGVWNMEQNDPDPFMCELNQQGLPYIVCEIESNGNLKVLENGRDR; this comes from the coding sequence ATGGCTTGTGTTTTACAAATTGGAGCAGGTGGCGTAGGTGGCGTAGTGGCACATAAAATGGCGAGCAATAGAGAGAGCTTTACTCGCATTATCTTAGCTTCTCGCACCCTTAGCAAATGCCAAGCGATAGCAGATTCTATCCGCCAAAAAGGCTTAGGTGAGATTGAGATAGATTCTGTGGATGCCGATAGCGTAGAATCTGTGGTGGCTTTGATTGAAAAATACCGCCCAAAATTAGTGGTAAATGTTGCATTGCCCTACCAAGATTTAAGCATTATGGAAGCGTGTCTTCGCACAAAAACGCATTATTTAGACACGGCAAATTACGAGCATCCAGATTCAGCACATTTTGAGTATAAAGAGCAGTGGGCGTATGATACACGCTATAAACAAGCTGGAATCTTCGCACTGCTTGGCAGTGGGTTTGATCCGGGCGTTACAAATGTGTTTTGTGCTTACGCACAGAAGCACTATTTTGATGAGATTCATAGCATTGATATTTTAGATTGTAATGCAGGGGATCACGGCTATGCGTTTGCTACAAACTTTAACCCTGAAATTAACTTAAGGGAGGTTAGCTCTAAAGCGCGTTATTGGACGAAAGACATTAAAGATTCTAATACAGAATCTAAAAGCCTTGTTTCACAAGCTGATCTAGCCTTGAATCTGGATTTAAAGCAAGATACTATTTATCGTAAGTTTGAGCGAGATGAGAAGCATTTTACGCTAGATTCTAATACGCAGGATTTAAAAGTAGAATCTTACTTTAACGGACAATGGCGAGATATTGCGCCCCTAGCGCTTATGAAAGAGTGGGATTACCCAGAAGTTGGCGTGAAAAATAGCTATTTGCTCTACCACGAAGAGCTAGAATCGCTTATCCGCAATATCAAAGGTTTGCGAAAAATCCGCTTTTTTATGACTTTTGGCGAGAGCTATCTCACGCATATGAAGTGCTTAGAGAATATTGGCTTTTTACGCATTGATGAGGTGGCACACAAGGGTGGCAAAATCGTGCCTATTGAAGTGCTAAAGACACTTTTGCCAGATCCTGCTAGTCTAGCCTCTCGCACAAAGGGGCAAACGCATATTGGCTGCTATATGAAGGGCGTGAAAGACGGCAAAGAACGCACGATTTATATCTATAATATTTGCGACCACGAGGCTTGCTACAAGGAAGTCAATGCACAAGGTGTGAGCTATACTACAGGTGTGCCAGCGATGATTGGGGCGAAGCTTATTTGTGAAGATAAATGGGGGCTAAATGCGCCTAAGAATGTAGCTTTCACTCAATCTTTGCGGGAGCTTGAAAATTCTTTGTGCGACAGCCAAGACAGGCTAGTCTCCGCAGAATTTTCTACGCAACCCACAAATCTTAAGCAAAATCTACATTCTTTAGATTCTAACAATGCAGAATCTAAAAAAGTGGATTCTACCTCTTGCCATAGCAGTGAAGCTTCTAGCATAGAATCCTACAACGCAGAGCGGCTAAAACTTAACAGCGATATGCCAAAAGGTGGAGAAGAACAAGGCATAGATTCTAGTAATGGCAGTGGTGTGTGGAATATGGAGCAGAATGATCCTGACCCCTTTATGTGTGAGCTAAACCAACAAGGACTCCCCTATATCGTATGCGAGATAGAATCTAATGGCAATCTAAAGGTGTTAGAGAATGGGAGAGATAGGTAA